The Anabas testudineus chromosome 14, fAnaTes1.2, whole genome shotgun sequence genome includes a region encoding these proteins:
- the gng3 gene encoding guanine nucleotide-binding protein G(I)/G(S)/G(O) subunit gamma-3 yields MKGDTPVNSTMSVGQARKLVEQLKIEASFCRIKVSKAAADLMAYCDAHACDDPLITPVPTSENPFREKKFFCALL; encoded by the exons ATGAAAGGAGACACCCCAGTGAACAGCACCATGAGTGTCGGCCAAGCCAGGAAACTGGTGGAGCAGCTGAAGATTGAGGCGAGTTTCTGTAGGATAAAG GTGTCAAAGGCAGCGGCCGACTTGATGGCGTACTGCGACGCACACGCCTGTGACGATCCCCTCATCACCCCTGTGCCCACCTCAGAGAACCCTTTCAGGGAGAAGAAATTCTTCTGCGCTCTGCTTTGA
- the prdx5 gene encoding peroxiredoxin-5, mitochondrial, which translates to MMLSITASLLRRGRVQQCVKTIHTSAVAQMPIQVGERLPAVDVQEGEPGNKVAMDQLFKGKKGVLFAVPGAFTPGCSKTHLPGFVQQAGDLRSKGIQEVACISVNDAFVMAAWGKEHGADGKVRMLADPTGAFATAVDLVLDSEQIVQVLGNKRSKRYAMLVEDGVVKKINVEPDGTGLTCSLAPNILSEL; encoded by the exons ATGATGCTGTCAATCACAGCCTCCCTCCTCAGACGCGGCCGTGTCCAGCAGTGCGTAAAGACGATCCACACTTCTGCCGTCGCTCAAATGCCAATTCAG GTTGGTGAACGTCTCCCCGCAGTGGATGTCCAGGAGGGGGAGCCTGGAAATAAGGTGGCTATGGATCAGCTGTTCAAGGGGAAGAAGGGGGTCCTCTTCGCTGTACCTGGTGCTTTTACCCCTGGCTGCTCCAAA ACTCACCTCCCAGGTTTTGTGCAGCAGGCTGGCGACTTGAGGAGTAAAGGTATACAAGAGGTGGCGTGCATTTCAGTCAATGACGCATTTGTCATGGCTGCGTGGGGAAAGGAGCATGGAGCAGATGGCAAG GTTCGTATGCTGGCTGATCCAACTGGGGCTTTTGCAACG GCAGTTGACCTGGTACTTGACAGTGAGCAGATTGTGCAGGTACTTGGGAACAAGCGATCTAAGAG ATATGCTATGTTGGTGGAAGATGGAGTTGTGAAGAAGATCAACGTGGAGCCTGATGGCACTGGGCTGACCTGCAGCCTGGCTCCTAATATTCTGTCTGAGCTGTAG
- the banf1 gene encoding barrier-to-autointegration factor has product MSSTSQKHKDFVAEPMGEKSVMTLAGIGEVLGKRLEEKGFDKAYVVLGQFLVLKKDEELFRDWLKDTCGANVKQQGDCYGCLKEWCDAFL; this is encoded by the exons ATGTCGTCAACATCCCAAAAACATAAAGACTTTGTGGCTGAGCCCATGGGGGAGAAATCTGTGATGACTCTTGCAGGCATTGGAGAGGTCCTTGGCAAAAGACTGGAGGAGAAAGGTTTTGACAAG GCGTATGTTGTCCTAGGACAGTTTCTAGTGCTTAAGAAAGATGAGGAGCTTTTCCGGGACTGGCTGAAGGACACTTGTGGagcaaatgtcaaacagcaaGGTGACTGCTATGGCTGTCTCAAAGAATGGTGTGACGCCTTCTTATAA
- the LOC113170350 gene encoding dual specificity protein phosphatase 10-like, with amino-acid sequence MGMFQADDDDYSVRTIWPEELAKKMTHSKPQKNHCAGMGAGVGTCASQVQNGSNETGLAVLDCQNLQEYAQSQFTDHAGRRRLHQGKMAALDFIGSRSGSGYDEGRNSLKRLLNKAEDGGLGDGLQQDGDVAYPQSPSPRSVSPPSPVSFSPPPSAPTTLIKPRPWQRDREGGHTLPSAHSLHLALNSLNREQDEENSRMHLSLPLSSSLPASLSDESVMTPDAENAVISPILPFLFLGNERDAQDLDLLMRLNIGYVVNVTTHLPLYHVKSGLRYKRLPATDNSKQNLRQYFEEVFEFIEEAYQSGQGVLVHCQAGVSRSATIVIAYLMKHTLMTMTDAYKYVRSRRPVVSPNLNFMGQLLEFERDLNSGVTPRILMPKLNGVETQV; translated from the exons ATGGGTATGTTTCaagctgatgatgatgactatAGTGTGCGTACTATCTGGCCTGAAGAGCTGGCCAAGAAGATGACCCATTCAAAACCCCAAAAGAATCACTGTGCCGGGATGGGAGCAGGAGTTGGGACTTGTGCAAGCCAAGTACAAAATGGAAGTAATGAAACAGGCCTCGCTGTCTTGGATTGTCAAAACCTCCAGGAATATGCACAGTCTCAGTTTACAGACCATGCTGGCCGGCGGCGACTTCACCAGGGCAAAATGGCTGCCCTTGATTTTATAGGCAGCAGGTCTGGATCTGGGTATGACGAAGGCCGGAACTCACTGAAGAGGCTCTTGAATAAAGCAGAAGATGGCGGACTGGGTGATGGCCTGCAACAAGATGGAGATGTAGCATATCCTCAGTCGCCCTCTCCTCGCTCTGTCTCCCCACCGTCACCTGTGTCCTTTTCACCTCCACCGTCGGCTCCCACCACACTCATCAAACCCAGACCTtggcagagagacagggaaGGAGGACACACTCTGCCATCGGCGCACTCACTTCACCTGGCCCTGAATTCCCTGAACAGAGAACAAGATGAGGAGAACAGCAGAA TGCACCTTTCTCTGCCACTCTCCTCGTCTTTGCCGGCATCTCTGTCCGATGAGTCTGTGATGACTCCTGACGCAGAGAACGCTGTGATCAGTCCCATCCTGCCTTTCCTTTTTCTTGGGAATGAGAGAGACGCTCAAGACCTGGACCTGCTGATGCGCCTCAACATCGGCTACGTGGTCAACGTGACCACACACCTGCCCCTCTACCATGTTAAGTCTGGACTACGCTACAAGAGGCTGCCAGCCACTGACAACAGCAAGCAAAACCTTCGACAGTACTTTGAGGAGGTTTTTGAGTTTATTG AGGAGGCATATCAGAGCGGACAGGGAGTGTTGGTACACTGCCAGGCAGGCGTGTCCCGTTCTGCAACCATTGTCATTGCCTATCTTATGAAGCACACCCTCATGACAATGACAGATGCCTACAAATATGTGCGGAGCCGTCGTCCCGTGGTGTCTCCAAATCTAAACTTCATGGGCCAGCTGTTGGAGTTCGAGAGGGACCTCAACTCTGGGGTGACGCCTCGTATCCTGATGCCTAAGCTTAACGGTGTGGAGACACAGGTTTAA
- the esrra gene encoding steroid hormone receptor ERR1 yields the protein MSSRERRSDVYIKAEPSSPEGGGGGRTSPGGASSDSSQSGGGGTRGDGTKRYSPPLYTPALRCHFKDEGGDGAEESSTGNGTGRCKYALSTLPKRLCLVCGDVASGYHYGVASCEACKAFFKRTIQGNIEYSCPASNECEITKRRRKACQACRFTKCLKVGMLKEGVRLDRVRGGRQKYKRRPEVENATYQSAPLPLTKESEKGSSNIIVSHLLVAEPEKLFAMPDPLQPDTAQRTLTTLCDLADRELVVIIGWAKHIPGFLSLSLADQMSVLQSVWLEVLVLGVAYRSLGCEDEVVFAEDFVLDEEMSRAAGLTELNAAISQLARRFRALNVDREEFVMLKAIALTNSDSVYIEDMEAVQKLRDLLHQALLELECQRRPDDPQRAGRLLLTLPLLRQTAGRALTTFYSIKTRGGVPMHKLFLEMLEAMMDSP from the exons ATGTCTTCCAGAGAGCGTCGGTCAGACGTCTACATAAAGGCAGAGCCAAGTAGTCCAGAAGGAGGCGGGGGAGGTCGGACCAGCCCTGGTGGGGCCTCATCAGACTCCTCTCAAAGTGGAGGTGGTGGAACCAGAGGAGACGGCACTAAACGTTACTCCCCGCCGCTCTACACACCAGCTCTGCGTTGCCACTTCAAAGATGAGGGTGGTGATGGGGCAGAGGAGAGCTCCACTGGAAATGGAACAGGACGCTGCAAGTACGCCCTGAGCACTCTTCCCAAGAGGCTGTGTTTAGTATGTGGGGATGTGGCTTCAGGTTACCACTATGGCGTGGCATCATGCGAGGCCTGCAAGGCCTTCTTCAAGAGAACCATCCAAG GTAACATTGAATACAGTTGTCCAGCATCGAATGAGTGTGAGATCACCAAAAGACGCAGAAAGGCTTGCCAGGCATGCCGTTTCACCAAGTGCCTCAAAGTAGGCATGCTGAAGGAGG GAGTCCGTCTTGACAGGGTCCGAGGCGGAagacaaaagtacaaaaggCGCCCAGAAGTGGAGAACGCAACATACCAGAGTGCCCCTCTACCTCTGACAAAGGAGAGTGAAAAAG GTTCCTCCAACATCATCGTGTCCCACCTCCTAGTGGCAGAGCCAGAAAAGCTATTTGCCATGCCAGACCCTCTGCAGCCTGACACAGCCCAGAGGACTCTCACCACCCTTTGTGACCTTGCTGACCGTGAACTGGTTGTGATCATTGGCTGGGCCAAACACATTCCAG GCTTTCTGTCGCTGTCCCTAGCAGACCAGATGTCTGTGCTGCAATCAGTGTGGCTGGAGGTCCTGGTGCTGGGTGTAGCATACCGCTCTCTGGGCTGTGAGGATGAGGTGGTGTTCGCAGAGGATTTTGTCCTTGATGAGGAAATGTCACGTGCCGCAGGACTGACAGAGCTAAATGCAGCAATTAGTCAACTTGCTCGCCGTTTCCGGGCCCTAAATGTGGACCGAGAGGAATTCGTCATGCTAAAAGCCATCGCACTCACTAACTCAG ACTCTGTTTACATCGAGGACATGGAGGCTGTGCAGAAGCTGCGGGACCTCCTCCACCAGGCCCTGCTGGAGCTGGAATGTCAGCGGCGCCCAGACGACCCCCAGCGGGCAGGACGCCTCCTTTTAACATTGCCTCTCCTCCGACAGACTGCTGGTCGTGCTCTGACCACCTTCTACAGCATCAAGACCCGGGGAGGTGTACCCATGCACAAACTATTCCTGGAGATGCTGGAAGCCATGATGGACTCTCCCTAG